From one Ochrobactrum vermis genomic stretch:
- a CDS encoding DUF1801 domain-containing protein, with protein MAGNDDASKLIDGRIAELGDWRGETLARMRALIRQADPEVVEEWKWRGVPVWSHDGIICTGETYKKVVKLTFANGAALDDPTGIFNSSLEGNTRRALDIGEGEEVNEDAFIALVHAAIAHNEAKHARKKSKSG; from the coding sequence ATGGCAGGCAATGACGATGCTTCAAAGCTCATAGATGGGCGTATTGCCGAACTCGGCGACTGGCGCGGAGAGACGCTTGCCAGGATGCGCGCGCTCATAAGACAGGCCGATCCTGAAGTGGTTGAGGAATGGAAATGGCGCGGCGTCCCCGTGTGGTCGCATGACGGCATTATCTGCACCGGGGAGACCTACAAGAAAGTCGTCAAGCTTACTTTCGCCAACGGTGCGGCACTGGACGATCCGACCGGGATCTTCAACTCCAGTCTTGAAGGCAATACGCGCCGGGCGCTGGATATAGGAGAAGGTGAAGAGGTCAACGAAGATGCCTTCATCGCGCTTGTTCATGCTGCCATTGCGCATAACGAAGCCAAGCATGCGCGCAAAAAATCCAAAAGCGGCTGA